A stretch of Solidesulfovibrio magneticus RS-1 DNA encodes these proteins:
- a CDS encoding ParA family protein, giving the protein MTTIIACSNNKGGSGKTCCSVTLAHALGNRGKKVLVCDLDTQCNSTSLLLRQGDNPRNSLYELLSSEADAPSCIYASKYENVDVLPNVEEVAALEFSLIKDAERNLTLFRDKISSYIENKYDFVMLDCPPNLGFWTMGALITANLVISPTVSGSGFSLDGLLRTIKLIQDIQQQTNPSLRFFRLLINNVDKRTTMGKVTLAQLVDKLGQDMIFATTIPASSQFQQAEHLRETVLRSNSKSPAAKAYRALAQEILELVEG; this is encoded by the coding sequence ATGACAACGATCATAGCGTGTTCCAATAACAAGGGCGGGTCAGGCAAAACATGCTGTAGTGTTACCTTGGCACATGCCCTAGGGAATCGTGGAAAAAAAGTATTGGTGTGCGATTTGGACACGCAGTGCAATAGCACTTCTCTATTGTTAAGACAGGGAGATAACCCGAGAAATTCTTTGTATGAGTTGCTTTCCAGTGAAGCAGATGCACCATCATGTATCTACGCATCAAAATACGAAAATGTTGATGTTTTGCCTAACGTGGAAGAAGTTGCAGCCTTGGAATTTAGCTTAATAAAAGATGCAGAACGCAACTTAACTCTTTTTCGTGATAAGATTTCATCATACATTGAAAACAAGTATGATTTTGTAATGTTAGATTGTCCCCCAAACCTTGGATTTTGGACTATGGGTGCGTTGATTACTGCCAATTTAGTTATTTCACCAACGGTATCTGGTTCAGGATTTTCTCTTGATGGGTTATTACGTACTATAAAACTTATCCAAGATATTCAACAGCAAACAAATCCATCCCTTCGATTTTTTAGATTGCTTATTAATAATGTGGACAAACGGACAACGATGGGAAAAGTTACACTTGCACAACTTGTTGACAAACTAGGTCAAGACATGATTTTTGCAACAACAATTCCAGCTAGTTCTCAATTTCAACAAGCAGAACATTTGAGAGAGACAGTTCTTAGAAGTAACTCTAAATCGCCAGCAGCAAAGGCTTATCGAGCACTTGCACAAGAAATCT